In the genome of Streptomyces sp. Q6, the window GAAGAAGCCGGTCCAGGCGTGGGACCTGTCCGATCTCGGGATCGAGGCGGGGGAGGTCGGTCTGGAGGGTGCCTGGACGAAGGTCGAGGCGGCCGCGGAGCGTCCGGCGCGCACGGCGGGCACGATCGTCAAGGACGAGGGTGAGGGCGGTAAGCAGCTCGCCGAGTTCCTCGCGGGCCAGAAGTTCATCTGAGTCCCGGTTCCCTCCTCTCGCCCCCCTTTTTCCTTTGTGATTGCAGGAGATTGAAGTCCCATGGCTGAAGTTCTGGTCTACGTCGACCACGTGGACGGTGCCGTCCGCAAGCCCACTCTGGAGCTGCTGACGCTGGCTCGCCGGCTCGGTGACCCGGTCGCTGTCGCTCTGGGTGCCGGTGCCGGTGCTACGGCGGGGGTGCTGGCCGAGCACGGTGCGGTCAAGGTCCTCACCGATGAGGCGGCCGAGTACGCCGATTACCTTGTGGTGCCGAAGGTGGAGGCGTTGCAGGCGGCGGTCGCCGCGGTGTCTCCGGTGGCGGTGCTGGTGCCCTCGTCGGCGGAGGGCAAGGAGGTCGCCGCGCGGCTGGCGCTGCGTATCACGTCGGGCATCATCACCGACGCGATCGATGTGGAGGCCGGGGAGAGTGGTCCGGTCGCCACGCAGTCGGTGTTCGCGGCGTCGTTCACCACCCGCTCCATTGTGACGACGGGTGTTGCGGTCATCACCGTCAAGCCCAACAGTGCCCCGGTCGAGGCGGCTCCCGCCGCGGGTACCGTGGAGGCGCTGACCGTCACCTTCTCGGCGCAGGCGACGGGTACGAAGGTGACCGGGCGTACGCCGCGTGAGTCGACGGGGCGTCCGGAGCTGACCGAGGCCGCGATCGTGGTCTCCGGCGGCCGTGGTGTGAACGGTGCGGAGAACTTCGCGGTCATCGAGGCCCTGGCGGACTCGCTGGGGGCGGCTGTGGGTGCCTCGCGTGCCGCGGTCGACGCGGGCTGGTACCCGCACTCCAACCAGGTCGGTCAGACCGGTAAGAGTGTCTCGCCGCAGTTGTACATCGCTTCGGGTATCTCGGGGGCGATCCAGCACCGGGCCGGTATGCAGACCTCGAAGACGATCGTCGCGATCAACAAGGACGCCGAGGCCCCGATCTTCGACCTGGTCGACTACGGCGTCGTCGGCGACCTCTTCGACGTCGTGCCCGCCCTCACCGCCGAGGTCAACACCCGCAAGGGCTGAGCCACTTCACCGGCCGCTCCGCACGGCCGACCGCGCCGCCGCGTCCGGGAGCCCTACAGCTCCTGGGCGCGGCGGCGCGCGTAGTATCCGGCCGCTCCCACGGCCCCGGCGACCAGCAGCGATCCGAGCACGAGCTGTCCCGTGCCGATCCGGCCCAGGGATCCGCCGTCGCCCGCGTGGGTGCCGCGGAGTTCGGTGCGGCCCTCCCCCGTCACCTTCAGGGTCTGACGCACCACGGTGCCGTTCTCGCAGCTCACGGAGATCGGGTACGTGCCGGGGCGCGCCCCCGACGGCACCTGGAACTGCCCGACGAGGTCGCCCTGGTGGGTGCCGGTCCGCAGCGGGAAGTCACCGGCGCCGAGGCCGCTCGCGTCCCCGGTGGCCTCGGTGTCGCCCTCGCAGCCGGTGGTGTTCGCGGTGACGGTCGTGCCGGGGCGGGCGCTCGCGGGGACGAGTTCCAGGGTTCCCGGGACGGCGCTGTCGACGACGGAGCTGTCCCACTCGGTGTCGTCCCCCTCCGCCCACGCGGGCGCGGACAGCGGTACGCCGACGCCGAGCAGGGCGGCGGCGAGGGCGGCGGTCGGCAGGGACGCGGTGCGACGCATGCGGATCCTTTCGGGGCGGGCCGAGGTCCCGGCCGGGCGGCCGGTACCCGGCCGATCCCATCGCGCCCGCCCGCCCCGCGCCCGCCGGGGCGGCGAGTCGGGTGACGGACGGGACACGCGCGGGTGACCGCACCCCGCCACCCGCGCGACGCCCGCCCGGCCTGATCCGCCCGTGCGCCCCGGTGGACCCGTGCGTCTAGATACGCCCGTGCGTCCGATGCGACTCGACCAGCTTGACCCGTGCCGACACCAGCCGGTGCGCCATCACCTCGGCCACCCCGTGCAGCAGGGCCACGCCGAGGGCGGGCTCCAGGTCGCACAGGGCGCGCACCGCCGCGGCGTCGAACTCGTAGGCGCGCACCGGACTGAACGCCTCGGCGCCGAAGTCCCAGGCGTACGGCGTGAAGAGCCAGGACCAGCCGAGCAGATCGCCCGGCCCCAGCGGGTCGATGGGCAGCCGTTCCCGATCGGAGACGCGCACGTCGAGCGTGACCATGCCGGTCCGGATGATCCAGAACCGATCGGCGTGGTCCCCTTCCTCGAAGATCCGGGTGTCCTGAGGGAACGAGACCTCGCGCGCGAGAGCCATCATCCGGTCGCGATAGGCGCGCGGGAGTCGGTTCAGGAGTCGTGTCTGGGCCGTCATGGCGGACCACCTCCACCGTCGTGTCATCCCAGCGTACGTACGTGACGCCGCGAGCTCCGCCCGACGGGTGGTGGCCGAGGCGCCACGGGAGGCCCCGCGAGGGCCCGACGGCCGGATGGCGTAAGCGCGTCGCGGGTGGACGATCATGACCCTACGTTTCCGGCATGGCGAAATTCATCGGGTTCTCCCCCGGTACGACCGCGGCAATGGTGACGTCAGGACTCTGCGCGACGCTCATGATCGGCGCCGCGGCGCCGGCCGGTGCCACGGCGCCCGCCCCGGCGCCGCCCGCGCCGCCGTCGGTGTCGGCGCTGTCGTGGGAGGTCATGGACGCCCGCACCGGGACCGTGCTGGGCGCGGCCGCGCCCCATCGCAGGCTGCCGCCCGCCAGCACGCTGAAGACCCTGTTCGCCGTGACGGTGCTGCCGAAGCTCTCGCGGACCACCGTGCACCGGGCCACGTCCGCCGACCTCTCGGAGGTCGCCGAGGGCAGCAGCATGGTCGGTGTCGACGAGGGCTCCCGGTACACGGTGGCGGATCTGTGGCGCGGGGTCTTCCTCAGCTCGG includes:
- a CDS encoding electron transfer flavoprotein subunit alpha/FixB family protein encodes the protein MAEVLVYVDHVDGAVRKPTLELLTLARRLGDPVAVALGAGAGATAGVLAEHGAVKVLTDEAAEYADYLVVPKVEALQAAVAAVSPVAVLVPSSAEGKEVAARLALRITSGIITDAIDVEAGESGPVATQSVFAASFTTRSIVTTGVAVITVKPNSAPVEAAPAAGTVEALTVTFSAQATGTKVTGRTPRESTGRPELTEAAIVVSGGRGVNGAENFAVIEALADSLGAAVGASRAAVDAGWYPHSNQVGQTGKSVSPQLYIASGISGAIQHRAGMQTSKTIVAINKDAEAPIFDLVDYGVVGDLFDVVPALTAEVNTRKG
- a CDS encoding cyclic nucleotide-binding domain-containing protein; this translates as MTAQTRLLNRLPRAYRDRMMALAREVSFPQDTRIFEEGDHADRFWIIRTGMVTLDVRVSDRERLPIDPLGPGDLLGWSWLFTPYAWDFGAEAFSPVRAYEFDAAAVRALCDLEPALGVALLHGVAEVMAHRLVSARVKLVESHRTHGRI